A window of Candidatus Palauibacter soopunensis contains these coding sequences:
- a CDS encoding APC family permease: protein MPGQPGAEGGREELGRGIRLRSLFSLAFGTIIGVGWITVMGAWLSGAGAIGAIIAFVLGGLGILAIGLCYSEMAAAYPVTGGEVAYVFEAWGARWSFAAAWFLAFSYIFTTSFEAISVEWVVSALVPGFGGPVIYTLLGQEVRLWSLALGLAVMAAITFINYRGGKTAAWFQDLMTAGLIILTLIFVVAGVVGGSVANLEPMFSGTTPGAALVGVGIVLGTAAFWFAGFDTIPQAMEEVEEGAKLRLLPRVMGASILFALVFYCLVILATAMSMPRAELLASELPAAAAIEAALGSPFLGRVVLFAGLCGLITTWNAIFFASTRIVFAMARAHMIPHRLARVHDRYGSPSAAVIFVAVMGSVGALFGRNAILVIVGGAAISAMIVFLVVVLGVLRLRKTRPDHPRPYTVPGGRGFLVLSAVIALGLLGASIWEPFHGAGGRIPAEWIVLVVWAALGLVFYRAAAPLRREVSDRRLRWLILSDEDPE, encoded by the coding sequence GTGCCGGGCCAGCCGGGGGCGGAGGGCGGACGGGAGGAACTCGGGCGGGGGATCCGGCTCCGGTCGCTCTTCTCGCTCGCCTTCGGCACCATCATTGGGGTCGGCTGGATCACGGTCATGGGGGCGTGGCTGAGCGGCGCCGGCGCGATCGGGGCCATCATCGCGTTCGTGCTCGGCGGCCTCGGCATTCTCGCGATCGGACTCTGCTACTCGGAGATGGCGGCCGCGTACCCGGTCACCGGCGGCGAGGTCGCGTACGTATTCGAGGCGTGGGGAGCGCGCTGGAGTTTCGCCGCCGCGTGGTTCCTTGCGTTCTCCTACATCTTCACGACCTCCTTCGAGGCGATCTCCGTGGAATGGGTCGTGTCCGCTCTCGTCCCGGGGTTCGGCGGTCCGGTCATCTACACGCTGCTGGGGCAGGAGGTGCGGCTGTGGAGCCTCGCCCTCGGACTCGCCGTGATGGCCGCGATCACGTTCATCAACTACCGCGGCGGAAAGACGGCGGCCTGGTTCCAGGACCTGATGACGGCGGGGCTCATCATCCTCACTCTCATCTTCGTCGTCGCGGGCGTCGTGGGGGGCAGCGTCGCGAACCTGGAGCCCATGTTCAGCGGGACGACGCCGGGGGCGGCCCTGGTCGGCGTGGGCATCGTGCTCGGGACCGCCGCGTTCTGGTTCGCCGGCTTCGACACGATTCCGCAGGCGATGGAGGAGGTGGAGGAGGGCGCGAAGCTGCGGCTCCTGCCGCGCGTCATGGGCGCCTCCATCCTGTTCGCGCTCGTCTTCTACTGCCTCGTGATTCTGGCGACGGCCATGAGCATGCCCCGCGCGGAACTGCTCGCGTCCGAGCTTCCGGCCGCGGCCGCGATCGAGGCCGCCCTGGGCTCGCCGTTCCTGGGCCGGGTCGTGCTGTTCGCCGGACTCTGCGGGCTGATCACGACGTGGAACGCGATCTTCTTCGCCTCCACGCGGATCGTCTTCGCCATGGCTCGGGCGCACATGATCCCCCACCGCCTCGCCAGGGTGCACGACCGCTACGGTTCGCCGTCGGCCGCCGTCATCTTCGTGGCCGTCATGGGGAGCGTGGGGGCGCTGTTCGGCCGCAACGCCATCCTCGTCATCGTCGGAGGCGCCGCGATCTCGGCCATGATCGTCTTCCTCGTCGTCGTGCTGGGCGTCCTGCGGCTGCGGAAGACGCGCCCCGACCATCCGCGTCCCTACACCGTGCCCGGCGGCCGGGGCTTCCTGGTTCTCAGTGCCGTCATCGCGCTGGGGCTGCTCGGAGCTTCGATCTGGGAACCCTTCCATGGCGCGGGCGGCCGGATCCCCGCCGAGTGGATCGTCCTCGTCGTCTGGGCGGCGCTCGGGCTCGTCTTCTACCGCGCCGCCGCGCCTCTCCGCCGCGAGGTGAGCGACAGGAGGCTCCGCTGGCTCATCCTCAGCGACGAGGACCCGGAATGA
- a CDS encoding 2Fe-2S iron-sulfur cluster-binding protein produces the protein MRRTVITLRVNGETHSLDVEPSTPLLYVLRNDLGLRGPRFGCGLGQCGTCTVLMDGRAIRSCMRPVSRAEGEITTLEGLSADGELDPVQQAWIDEQVPQCGYCQNGQILTAKALLDRNPEPSDEEIRQGMNGALCRCMTYYRIQSAVKRASEAIANGEGGEVDR, from the coding sequence ATGCGTCGCACCGTGATTACGCTCAGAGTGAATGGCGAGACGCACTCGCTGGACGTGGAACCCTCGACCCCGCTGCTCTACGTCCTCCGGAACGACCTCGGACTCAGGGGGCCCCGGTTCGGCTGCGGCCTCGGCCAGTGCGGGACGTGCACGGTCCTCATGGACGGCCGCGCCATCCGCTCGTGCATGCGGCCGGTGTCCCGCGCGGAGGGCGAGATCACCACGCTCGAGGGACTCTCTGCCGACGGAGAGCTGGATCCCGTGCAGCAGGCGTGGATCGACGAGCAGGTGCCGCAGTGCGGGTACTGCCAGAACGGCCAGATCCTCACGGCCAAGGCGCTCCTCGACCGCAATCCGGAGCCGAGCGACGAGGAGATCCGGCAGGGGATGAACGGCGCGCTCTGCCGCTGCATGACGTACTACCGGATCCAGTCCGCCGTGAAGCGCGCCTCGGAGGCGATAGCGAACGGGGAAGGTGGGGAGGTGGACCGGTGA
- a CDS encoding DUF126 domain-containing protein — protein sequence MPRFRGRAVIAGETAAPAAVSRAGFNPFASFCDQFDGGIDTAVCGDPQNTELFGEPLTGRIILAPFCVGSTSAGPCWERIAELGLAPAALLLPGEVDPLTAGGLILADVWLDTAIVCVDRLGPELLDRVETGDELRVGRDGVVTW from the coding sequence ATGCCGCGCTTCCGGGGCCGCGCGGTCATCGCCGGCGAGACCGCGGCGCCCGCCGCCGTGTCGCGGGCCGGGTTCAACCCCTTCGCGAGCTTCTGCGACCAGTTCGACGGGGGAATCGACACGGCCGTGTGCGGGGATCCGCAGAACACCGAACTCTTCGGCGAACCGCTCACCGGGCGGATCATCCTCGCGCCCTTCTGCGTAGGATCGACGTCGGCCGGGCCCTGCTGGGAGCGCATCGCGGAACTCGGCCTCGCCCCCGCCGCACTCCTCCTGCCCGGGGAGGTGGATCCGCTCACGGCCGGCGGCCTCATCCTGGCCGATGTCTGGCTCGACACGGCGATCGTGTGCGTGGACCGGCTGGGGCCCGAACTGCTCGACCGGGTCGAGACCGGCGACGAATTGCGCGTCGGCCGGGACGGCGTCGTGACCTGGTAG
- a CDS encoding 3-keto-5-aminohexanoate cleavage protein gives MTRTWNYGDPYAYMDRVAGGMPPVIICLAANGGIQGKEYNDALPETSEELAESVGEAYDAGASMVHIHARNPETLWKGATTTEVWLEANRRLRERCPEIIINNTTGGDLWMDDEQRLSCLDANPEVASLNLAPDMGKFKLKPRGEEYTHPRPAIDFDDCTPFSYRQIAHFAAEMKARGIKPELETYHPGCGWVIRDLMAQGLIEAPYWVQTVMGYQTSSWPTVDNVVNMVREFPEGSVWLCSGIGPHQLPMTTLATLMGGHVRVGLEDNIYYRRGHKVESNRQLVERAVRIAHELNREVATPAQAREMLGLSATPTRYS, from the coding sequence ATGACCAGAACCTGGAACTACGGCGACCCCTACGCCTACATGGACAGGGTCGCCGGCGGCATGCCCCCCGTCATCATCTGTCTGGCCGCGAACGGCGGCATCCAGGGCAAGGAGTATAACGACGCCCTCCCGGAGACGTCCGAGGAGCTGGCCGAGTCCGTCGGCGAGGCGTACGACGCAGGCGCCTCGATGGTGCACATCCACGCCCGCAACCCCGAGACGCTGTGGAAGGGGGCGACGACGACCGAGGTCTGGCTCGAGGCGAACCGCCGCCTGCGCGAGCGCTGCCCCGAGATCATCATCAACAATACCACCGGCGGCGACCTGTGGATGGACGATGAACAGCGCCTGTCCTGCCTCGACGCCAACCCCGAGGTCGCGTCGCTGAACCTCGCCCCGGACATGGGCAAGTTCAAACTCAAGCCGCGCGGGGAGGAGTACACGCACCCCCGCCCCGCGATCGACTTCGACGACTGCACGCCGTTCTCCTACAGGCAGATCGCGCACTTCGCGGCGGAGATGAAGGCGCGCGGCATCAAGCCCGAACTCGAGACCTACCACCCCGGCTGCGGGTGGGTGATCCGGGACTTGATGGCGCAGGGCCTCATCGAGGCGCCCTACTGGGTTCAGACCGTGATGGGCTACCAGACGTCGAGCTGGCCGACCGTCGACAACGTCGTGAACATGGTCCGGGAGTTCCCCGAGGGTTCCGTCTGGCTGTGCTCCGGCATCGGGCCGCACCAGCTTCCCATGACCACGCTCGCCACTCTCATGGGAGGCCATGTCCGCGTGGGCCTCGAGGACAACATCTACTACCGCCGCGGTCACAAGGTGGAGAGCAACCGCCAGCTCGTGGAGCGGGCCGTCCGGATCGCACACGAGCTGAACCGCGAGGTCGCCACGCCCGCGCAGGCGCGCGAAATGCTCGGGCTTTCGGCCACGCCGACACGGTACAGCTAG
- a CDS encoding 3-hydroxyacyl-CoA dehydrogenase family protein, with amino-acid sequence MSGTERAAGTVAIIGAGTMGRRIAYGCAVRGVGARLHDVSEEALAGALVTVRELLEAADEGDGHGAGATHGVVEACRDLEDCVREADWVIETVHEDLELKRVVLGRIGAAAPPEAFIASNTSSLPGSWMAESTGRPGRFTNMNFGPPEDLKVEVMGHPGTDPATIDAAKQFLRRLGLVPIVARREIQGYPTNRIWRAIKKESLQLVAGGYLSAEEIDRAWMLDWGTPIGPCGLMDVVGLDVVRDIENVYYEASGDPSDKPPDFLDRMVERGELGVKSGKGFYTYPSPVFEREGWLTASDD; translated from the coding sequence ATGTCCGGTACGGAGCGTGCCGCAGGGACCGTAGCCATCATCGGCGCGGGAACGATGGGACGACGGATCGCCTACGGCTGCGCCGTGCGGGGGGTGGGCGCGCGGCTGCACGATGTCTCGGAGGAGGCGCTCGCCGGAGCGCTGGTTACCGTGCGCGAGTTGCTCGAGGCCGCGGACGAAGGGGACGGGCACGGGGCCGGCGCGACACATGGCGTCGTGGAGGCGTGCAGGGACCTCGAGGACTGCGTGCGGGAGGCGGACTGGGTCATCGAGACGGTCCACGAAGACCTCGAACTGAAACGCGTCGTCCTCGGGCGGATCGGCGCGGCGGCGCCGCCGGAGGCGTTCATCGCCTCCAACACCTCCTCGCTGCCGGGTTCGTGGATGGCGGAGTCGACGGGGCGTCCCGGGCGGTTCACGAACATGAACTTCGGCCCGCCGGAGGACCTCAAGGTCGAGGTCATGGGGCACCCCGGCACCGACCCCGCGACGATCGATGCGGCGAAGCAGTTCCTGCGCCGGCTCGGCCTCGTGCCGATCGTCGCCCGTCGCGAGATCCAGGGCTATCCGACGAACCGGATCTGGCGCGCGATCAAGAAGGAGTCGCTGCAGCTGGTCGCCGGCGGATACCTGAGCGCCGAAGAGATCGACCGGGCGTGGATGCTCGACTGGGGCACGCCGATTGGGCCGTGCGGACTTATGGACGTGGTCGGACTCGACGTCGTGCGCGACATCGAGAACGTGTACTACGAGGCCTCCGGCGACCCGTCCGACAAGCCGCCCGACTTCCTCGACCGGATGGTCGAGCGGGGGGAACTCGGTGTGAAGTCGGGGAAGGGGTTCTACACCTACCCGTCGCCCGTCTTCGAACGGGAGGGCTGGCTCACGGCCTCCGACGACTGA
- a CDS encoding tannase/feruloyl esterase family alpha/beta hydrolase produces MTPTRRLAASSAAVLTLTAFAPAPTVDLVPALACDELTAMSWSGFTLDEVSEVEAGANDPAHCRVRGTIDEEIHFELLLPLAEDWNGRFLMGGGGGFVGSVQNQALQFAGPVSVLSRGFATVGTDTGHQGPGIDASWALNRPDREVNFGHRAVHVTAETAKTIVRLFYGRDIDYSYFIGCSRGGGQAMMSSQRYPDDFDGIVSGAPAYDWPGLGAFFLQTQQALYPDPNDLATPVITDEAAAILEAAILEACDGNDGVEDGFMTNPMACDIDIASIPGLTDEQRAAAEVIYGGARAGDRHVYPGFPFGGETDQGGWRLWVTGREMQLGPGGPNLHYAFGTQMYKYIIFDDPEFDYSTYDFSDYFSWEEDTRRARAILNATDTDLSGFKTAGGKLILWTGWSDSAIPASGTIAYYEGVTTGDEEADDYTRLFMLPGVLHCAGGPGPDFVDWIAAIQSWVEEDEAPERLVASKFGESGVEMQRPVCPWPAYAAYNGTGDPKQEDSFECVAP; encoded by the coding sequence ATGACTCCGACGCGCCGCCTCGCGGCTTCGTCCGCCGCCGTCCTGACCCTGACCGCCTTCGCCCCCGCCCCCACGGTCGACCTCGTCCCCGCCCTCGCGTGCGATGAACTGACCGCCATGTCGTGGAGCGGTTTCACGCTGGACGAGGTGTCGGAGGTCGAGGCCGGAGCCAACGACCCGGCGCACTGCCGCGTGCGCGGGACGATCGACGAGGAGATCCACTTCGAACTCCTCCTCCCGCTGGCCGAAGACTGGAACGGCCGCTTCCTGATGGGCGGCGGCGGCGGGTTCGTGGGGAGCGTACAGAACCAGGCGCTCCAGTTCGCGGGGCCGGTTTCGGTCCTGAGCCGCGGGTTCGCCACGGTGGGCACGGACACGGGACACCAGGGCCCGGGCATCGACGCGAGCTGGGCGCTGAACCGGCCCGACCGCGAGGTGAACTTCGGCCACCGGGCGGTGCACGTGACGGCGGAGACGGCGAAGACGATCGTCCGCCTCTTCTACGGCCGCGACATCGACTACTCCTACTTCATCGGCTGCTCGCGCGGCGGGGGCCAGGCGATGATGTCGTCGCAGCGCTATCCGGACGATTTCGACGGCATCGTGTCCGGGGCTCCGGCCTACGACTGGCCCGGCCTCGGCGCCTTCTTCCTCCAGACCCAGCAGGCGCTGTATCCCGACCCGAACGACCTCGCGACGCCCGTGATCACGGACGAGGCCGCGGCCATCCTCGAAGCCGCGATTCTCGAGGCGTGCGACGGAAACGACGGCGTGGAGGACGGGTTCATGACGAACCCGATGGCGTGCGATATCGACATCGCCTCGATCCCGGGACTGACCGACGAACAGCGGGCGGCCGCGGAGGTCATCTACGGCGGCGCCCGCGCGGGGGACCGGCACGTTTACCCCGGCTTCCCCTTCGGGGGCGAGACGGACCAGGGGGGATGGAGGCTGTGGGTCACGGGCCGGGAGATGCAGCTCGGACCGGGCGGACCCAACCTCCACTACGCCTTCGGCACCCAGATGTACAAGTACATCATCTTCGACGACCCCGAGTTCGACTACTCCACGTACGACTTCAGCGACTACTTCTCGTGGGAGGAGGACACGCGCCGCGCCCGCGCGATCCTGAACGCGACGGACACGGACCTGAGCGGCTTCAAGACGGCGGGCGGGAAGCTGATCCTGTGGACCGGCTGGTCGGACTCGGCGATCCCCGCCAGCGGCACGATCGCCTACTACGAGGGCGTGACCACGGGCGACGAGGAGGCGGACGACTACACGCGGCTGTTCATGCTGCCCGGTGTGCTGCACTGCGCGGGTGGCCCGGGTCCCGACTTCGTCGACTGGATCGCCGCCATCCAGTCGTGGGTGGAGGAGGACGAGGCCCCGGAGCGGCTCGTCGCGTCGAAGTTCGGCGAGTCCGGCGTCGAGATGCAGCGGCCCGTGTGCCCGTGGCCGGCCTACGCCGCCTACAACGGCACCGGAGACCCGAAGCAGGAGGACAGCTTCGAATGCGTCGCACCGTGA
- a CDS encoding aminotransferase class V-fold PLP-dependent enzyme, translated as MNTSRRHFLRRSAGALALAPIVPVGRLALADPASRPADSGRPQEAWVARARAEIPASTESLYFQTGGIGPAPNAVIDHVHERLAFQNRSPAEPRISDEMARIEPDLRAQLGRVFGAATEEVALTHSTSEGISILAWSLNWEPGDEVVISNTEHPANVVPWYVLRDRFGIAIREIDLNPGTGLIDEVRGQLSDRTRMVSISHVSRNNGRTLRTDESAELGDLLRSRGVRYHLDGAQGPGCVATDFRALGCDGYSTCGHKWLLGPKGAGALFVRREMLDHVQLSWAGSHSHATMDYEGAYTLLPSAARYEFGTRALADFAGFARAVEWMEGIGLERIEGRIQSLVDHAIEVVDATEGLGVSSPRAHADRSGVFVVQLPEGCDATQLYGDLREDEGILASPVREERDFRLSIHFFNTREEIDAAIAAIAARCG; from the coding sequence ATGAACACGAGTCGACGCCACTTCCTCCGCCGGTCCGCGGGCGCGCTGGCGCTGGCCCCGATCGTGCCCGTCGGGCGGCTCGCCCTGGCCGATCCGGCATCGCGGCCCGCTGATTCGGGTCGTCCGCAGGAGGCCTGGGTGGCCCGCGCGCGCGCCGAGATCCCCGCCTCGACGGAGAGCCTGTACTTCCAGACGGGCGGGATCGGCCCCGCTCCGAACGCTGTTATCGACCACGTCCATGAACGGCTCGCTTTCCAGAACAGGAGCCCGGCCGAGCCCCGCATCTCGGACGAGATGGCCCGCATCGAGCCCGACCTGCGGGCTCAGTTGGGGCGCGTATTCGGGGCCGCGACGGAAGAGGTCGCGCTCACGCACAGCACCTCCGAGGGGATCTCCATCCTCGCCTGGAGCCTGAACTGGGAGCCGGGCGACGAGGTCGTGATCTCCAACACGGAGCACCCCGCCAACGTCGTCCCGTGGTACGTCCTCCGCGACCGGTTCGGAATCGCGATCCGCGAGATCGACCTGAATCCCGGAACCGGACTCATCGACGAGGTTCGCGGCCAACTCTCCGACCGCACGCGGATGGTGAGCATCAGCCACGTGTCGCGGAACAACGGACGAACGCTGCGGACCGACGAGTCCGCGGAACTGGGCGACCTGCTGCGCTCCCGCGGCGTGCGCTACCACCTCGACGGCGCACAGGGCCCCGGCTGCGTCGCGACCGACTTCCGCGCCCTCGGCTGCGACGGCTATTCCACCTGCGGCCACAAGTGGCTGCTCGGCCCCAAGGGCGCCGGCGCGCTCTTCGTGCGTCGCGAAATGCTGGACCACGTGCAGCTCAGCTGGGCCGGTTCCCACAGCCACGCGACGATGGACTACGAGGGTGCCTACACCCTGCTCCCCAGCGCCGCGAGGTACGAGTTCGGCACCCGCGCGCTCGCGGACTTCGCCGGCTTCGCCCGCGCGGTGGAGTGGATGGAGGGCATTGGACTGGAGAGGATCGAGGGGCGGATCCAGTCGCTCGTCGACCACGCGATCGAAGTCGTGGACGCCACCGAGGGACTCGGCGTGTCGTCTCCGCGGGCGCACGCGGACCGCTCGGGCGTGTTCGTGGTCCAGCTCCCGGAGGGGTGCGACGCCACGCAGTTGTACGGCGACCTGCGCGAAGACGAGGGGATCCTCGCCTCTCCGGTCCGGGAGGAGCGCGACTTCCGCCTCTCGATCCACTTCTTCAACACCCGCGAGGAGATCGACGCCGCGATCGCGGCCATCGCGGCGCGCTGCGGCT
- a CDS encoding M56 family metallopeptidase yields MTLATMIYGLIVAVLVAGAAWCLDRGLRAHGRPTRWVWIGALGVGGLAPFFPRFLPAAATADGPGPFALPVRALYELGTPAPSLPEQGGSFLAGVGMEDSLGALWVVGSIFVLVLFALLCLRLRRLRTTWEPRDVCGEEVLRSEKFGPAVVGLIRSRIVLPSWAFGLGKKELEMVVLHEREHVRACDPILLTVGLLLAALSPWNPAVWWSLARLRLAVEGDCDRRVLARGTPARSYARLLLTVAAGCRRTPDPAPALIRGGHSVIERRLMMIRTATRKPRIRASILTAAAGLGLFALACDTPIPQSPAEPERASRVEGVVSAEGVANWDGMEVEVKYEDGTSLVHSGKWAVDPEAGVGYVDEDGTFQALDLGPEAEARVRSTVERLEREVEIVRERLDGRLQSGEITKEAIPRDLWLSLEGVSERIGELTPRLEELAMEVRRLDAAAEAGEITYDEWEQMLRTYMEAHNARLRARDKPH; encoded by the coding sequence GTGACTCTGGCCACGATGATCTATGGGCTGATCGTCGCCGTCCTTGTCGCCGGGGCCGCGTGGTGCCTCGACCGGGGTCTCCGGGCCCACGGGCGGCCGACTCGCTGGGTCTGGATCGGCGCCCTCGGGGTTGGCGGGCTGGCGCCGTTCTTTCCCCGATTCCTTCCGGCGGCGGCAACGGCGGATGGCCCCGGGCCCTTCGCCCTTCCCGTCCGCGCCCTCTATGAACTCGGAACTCCGGCGCCTTCGCTCCCGGAGCAGGGCGGGAGCTTCCTCGCCGGGGTCGGGATGGAGGATTCTCTGGGAGCCCTCTGGGTCGTGGGTTCCATCTTCGTCCTTGTCCTCTTCGCCCTGCTCTGCCTCCGCCTGCGGCGGTTGCGCACGACGTGGGAGCCCCGGGACGTCTGCGGCGAGGAAGTGCTGCGGTCGGAGAAGTTCGGGCCGGCCGTCGTGGGGCTCATCCGGTCACGGATCGTCCTTCCGTCGTGGGCCTTCGGCCTCGGCAAAAAGGAACTCGAGATGGTCGTGCTGCACGAACGGGAACACGTGCGGGCGTGCGATCCGATCCTCCTGACAGTGGGGCTCCTGCTCGCGGCGCTCTCGCCCTGGAACCCCGCGGTCTGGTGGTCGCTCGCCAGGCTCCGGCTCGCCGTGGAAGGGGACTGCGACCGCCGCGTTCTGGCCCGCGGCACACCCGCCCGGAGCTACGCCCGCCTGCTTCTGACGGTTGCCGCCGGGTGTCGGCGGACGCCGGATCCGGCGCCGGCCCTGATCCGCGGCGGCCACTCGGTAATCGAAAGGAGACTCATGATGATCAGGACCGCGACGAGGAAGCCCCGAATCCGGGCTTCCATCCTCACCGCCGCAGCCGGGTTGGGCCTGTTCGCCCTCGCCTGCGACACCCCGATCCCGCAGAGCCCGGCCGAGCCCGAGCGCGCCTCGCGCGTGGAGGGCGTCGTCAGCGCGGAGGGAGTCGCCAACTGGGACGGTATGGAAGTGGAGGTCAAGTACGAGGATGGAACCTCCCTGGTCCACTCGGGAAAATGGGCGGTCGATCCGGAAGCAGGTGTCGGATACGTGGATGAAGACGGAACCTTCCAGGCGCTCGACCTCGGCCCGGAAGCCGAAGCGCGCGTTCGCAGCACCGTCGAGCGCCTCGAGCGCGAGGTCGAAATTGTGCGTGAGAGGCTCGATGGGCGCCTGCAATCGGGCGAAATCACGAAAGAGGCGATCCCGAGGGATCTTTGGCTGAGCCTTGAAGGCGTGAGCGAGCGCATCGGGGAGTTGACTCCCAGGCTGGAGGAGTTGGCCATGGAGGTCCGCCGGCTCGACGCGGCTGCCGAGGCAGGCGAGATCACGTACGACGAGTGGGAGCAAATGCTACGGACCTACATGGAGGCGCATAACGCCCGGCTGCGCGCGCGCGACAAGCCGCACTGA
- a CDS encoding BlaI/MecI/CopY family transcriptional regulator yields MRDPTFSDRELDIMSVLWRRGSGSVSEVMDALEDEVGYTTVLKFLQILEKKGAVRHEAEGRAYRYFPLVASEAAGETALARIRDKIFGGSAELVLAQLISGREVSPEELERMRRILDELEEGEL; encoded by the coding sequence TTGAGGGATCCGACATTCAGCGACCGGGAGCTGGACATCATGAGCGTCCTGTGGCGCCGCGGGTCCGGTTCCGTGAGCGAGGTCATGGACGCGCTCGAGGACGAGGTCGGCTACACGACCGTGCTCAAGTTCCTCCAGATCCTGGAGAAGAAGGGCGCCGTCCGGCACGAGGCCGAAGGTCGGGCGTATCGCTACTTCCCGCTCGTGGCCTCCGAGGCGGCGGGAGAAACGGCGCTGGCCCGGATCCGGGACAAGATCTTCGGCGGGTCGGCCGAACTCGTCCTCGCCCAGCTCATCTCGGGCCGGGAGGTCTCGCCGGAGGAACTGGAGCGCATGCGGCGGATCCTCGATGAACTGGAGGAGGGCGAGCTGTGA
- a CDS encoding aconitase X, with translation MDLTRDEREVLDGSRGEIPRKLLLTMVRFGEAMDAERLVPVEGPGHLVIPESKPGVGARTEFLESLVDAGVRAALPFTADPATILNETLSDLTDNQRQRLARAYPMELRYREALTKLGLRDAGGLTCTPWFEEVANRPSYGQIVAWAESSAVVYANSVIGARTHRNPGIIDLISNVVGKTPLAGLLTDEGRRASWLVEVEAAGPINGQVLGYIVGREVGDGIPWVTGLADMLDGGEHPARAKFLRDFGTNASVGGGVGLFHVEGVTVEAKRYGRRLIRDDARRLMIDEGQIESVGASLRADRPVDELRPNKVLLGCPHLTYDQLCAWTDAVEGELARAGRDRLAVETVFVAAPDVVSRFRAEHPGFATLALAGGHVGSFCLEAFMQDPILAPACVVTNSNKLRYYSRNVYMLDDDALLRVMVTGGAGTPAAGSMRASFGTSSEVQA, from the coding sequence ATGGATCTGACCCGAGACGAGCGAGAGGTCCTCGACGGGAGCCGGGGGGAGATCCCCCGCAAGCTCCTCCTCACCATGGTCCGCTTCGGCGAGGCGATGGATGCGGAGCGGCTCGTGCCGGTGGAGGGTCCGGGGCACCTCGTGATTCCGGAGTCCAAGCCCGGGGTCGGGGCGCGGACGGAGTTTCTCGAGTCGCTCGTCGACGCCGGGGTCCGGGCCGCGCTTCCGTTCACGGCCGACCCGGCCACGATCCTCAACGAGACGCTATCGGACCTGACAGACAACCAGCGGCAGCGGCTTGCCCGCGCCTACCCGATGGAGCTGCGCTACCGGGAGGCGCTCACGAAGCTGGGCCTGCGCGACGCGGGCGGCCTGACCTGCACGCCCTGGTTCGAGGAGGTCGCGAACCGGCCCTCGTACGGCCAGATCGTGGCCTGGGCGGAGTCCTCCGCGGTGGTGTACGCGAACTCCGTCATCGGCGCGCGCACGCACCGGAATCCCGGGATCATCGATCTCATCTCCAACGTCGTCGGCAAGACGCCGCTCGCCGGCCTGCTGACGGACGAGGGGCGGCGCGCGAGCTGGCTCGTCGAGGTCGAGGCGGCGGGGCCGATCAACGGACAGGTGCTCGGCTACATCGTCGGGCGGGAAGTCGGGGACGGGATCCCCTGGGTGACGGGCCTCGCGGACATGCTCGATGGCGGCGAACACCCGGCCCGCGCGAAGTTCCTGCGCGATTTCGGGACGAACGCCTCCGTGGGGGGCGGGGTCGGCCTCTTCCACGTGGAGGGCGTCACCGTGGAGGCGAAGCGGTACGGCCGGCGGCTCATCCGCGACGACGCTCGCCGGCTGATGATCGACGAGGGACAGATCGAGTCGGTCGGAGCGTCGCTGCGCGCCGACCGCCCAGTCGATGAGCTGCGGCCGAACAAGGTCCTGCTCGGCTGCCCACACCTCACCTACGACCAGTTGTGCGCGTGGACCGATGCGGTGGAGGGCGAACTCGCGCGCGCCGGACGCGACCGCCTCGCGGTGGAGACGGTCTTCGTCGCGGCCCCCGACGTGGTGTCCCGCTTCCGCGCCGAACATCCGGGCTTCGCGACCCTCGCTCTCGCGGGAGGACACGTGGGCTCCTTCTGCCTCGAAGCGTTCATGCAGGATCCGATCCTCGCGCCCGCCTGCGTGGTCACGAACTCGAACAAGCTCCGCTACTACAGTCGCAACGTGTACATGCTCGACGACGACGCGCTCCTGCGGGTGATGGTGACGGGGGGCGCGGGAACCCCCGCCGCGGGCTCCATGCGGGCCTCCTTCGGGACCTCCTCCGAGGTGCAGGCCTGA